In Nitrospirota bacterium, the genomic window AGGAACAGAAGGAGTCTCCGGTGAATCAAGCCTATCTAACTGGTACTGGTCAAAGCTCGGTTTTTCACAGTGTCTCAATAACCTTGCATTATACTGCTTTGAGGATTAGAGAGGGGATGCTGGTCACTATTCCCTATCTTTACAACGCACGTCCCCGCAATAAGGTCGTGCAGTCCGCGTTTGTTTCTATCAACTGCTATCATTATAAATCCGAGACCGGCCGGTAGAAAAGAGATATAGTACCCGACGTATCGCAGTAGTGCCTTAGGGTAACTGACTGGGCCGCCTTTCATTCTCACTACTTTAAGCCCCAGCAGTCTCTTGCCGGGTGTCTGCCCTTCCCAGCCGGTGAAGAGTGTGAAGTAGGTTGGACCAAAGAAAACTCCTATGAAGAATCCGAAGATGGTTGCCATCTGCTCCCTGCACTTTCGATAAAATCCCGCCTGATCGGACACAGGAGATATATTGCCCTCCCTAAATTCATCTAAAAGACAACAGGGGAAACGTATTGAATCTTTTGCCGGAACCTGCTATTTTATCTTTATGAAATCTATAAAGTATGACCGTCATGCGAAAAGGAGGATGAAGGAACGAAGGGTAAAAGAAGAAGAGGCTGAAATAACGTTAAGAGAACCGGAATATATAGAGCCCAGTATAAAAGGAAGAATTAATGCATTCAAATTTATAAACAATAGATTCTTAAGGGTTACGTTTAAAGAAGAATCTGAACAAATCCTCGTCATTACTGTAACCATGAGAAAAAAATCTTTTAAGGAGCAATAAAATGAAGATAGAATATAGCAAAGATGTTGATGCACTCTACATAAAACTCAGAAATGCAGAAATTGCAGACTCTATAGATATCGAGGAAGGTGTTACAGTGGACCTCGATGAGGGCAGGCACATTGTGGGAATAGAGATCCTTGATGCCAGTGAAAGGCTTGAACCATCAGAGCTTCTTAATATCACAATTGAGAATATTCCTATTGAAAAGGCAGTAGCCTGATAAACACATAATTCACCCTTAACTATTCACTATTCCCTATCTTTATCACACACGTCCCTGCTATTAGGTCGTGCAGTCCCCGTTTGTTTCTGTCAACGGCTATCATTACAAATCCGAGGCCGGCGGGTAAAAAGGAGATATAGTACCCGATGTATCGAAGGAGTGCTTTGGGGTATGTAACGGGGCCGCCTTTCATTCGCACTACCTTTAGCCCCATAATTCTCTTTCCAGGTGTTTGCCCTTCCCAGCCGGTGAAGAGTGTGAAATAGGAGGGACCGAGAAAGATACCTATGAAGAATCCGAAGATAGTTGCCATCTGTTCTACATTTTCAGAGGGTAAATCCCTTGTCAGGCCGCCCAGTCCTGCTGCGAGGCCTGCTATAAAGGCAAGAAAGGCTGTTGAAAAGAATATTATAATATTGTCAATTGCAAATGCAACAAACCTTACCCAGAATCCTGCCTTTGGCAGGGTATGTAAATTTATAACGCCGCCGGTTTCAAAGCTGTTTGAGCACTGCGGGCAGGCCTCAAATTCATCAGTAGTATAACCACATCTCGGACACCGCATATATAATTTGGGTAAATATTTCTAAATATTAATGTTAGTCTGTTTTTAGTTGAAGGGTATTTTACATTAACCAATATAGAATGGGAAGTAGTTTTATTTTAGGGGAGGCGTCACCCCCCCTCGCCCCCCCTTAAACAAAGGGGGGGAATTTAAATGGGGAGAAATGTTTAAATATCAAAATACAGATTAAACTCATGCGGATGCGGTCTCAGTCTTATTGCATCCACCTCTTTAGTCCTCTTGTATGTAATCCATGTCTCGAGCACATCTTCTGTGAATACTCCGCCTTTGAGGAGGAAGTCCTTATCATTCTCCAGATTTGTCAGTGCCTCATCAAGTGAACCTGGAAGAGATGGTACCTCAGTAAGCTCTTCTGCCTTCATATCATAAATATCCTTATCAAGCGGGGCACCCGGATCTATCTTATTTTCAACACCATCAAGCCCTGCCATCAGCATCGCAGAGAATGCAAGATATGGGTTGCTGGATGCATCAGGGAACCTTACCTCTACCCTCTTTGCCTTCGGGTTTGCTGAGTACATCGGGATCCTGATAGATGCGCTCCTGTTCCTGCTTGAATAGGCAAGATTCACCGGTGCCTCAAAGCCCGGCACTAATCTTCTGTAAGAGTTTGTTGTAGGAGATGTCAATGCTGCAAGTGCAGGTGCATGTTTGAGTATGCCTCCGATGTAATAAAGGGCCATCTGGCTCAGGCCTGCATATTCATTGCCTGAGAACAACGGTTTAGCGCCTTTCCACAGGCTCTGATGTACATGCATACCGGAACCGTTATCACCGAATATCGGCTTAGGCATAAAGGTTGCTGTCTTGTTATGTCTTCTTGCTACCATCTTTACGATATACTTGTATATAAGCATCTTGTCTGCAATAGTGGTCAGGGTATCAAATCTCATGTCAATCTCATTCTGACCTGCTGTAGCAACCTCATGATGCTGGGCCTCTATATCAATACCGCAATTCTGCATGGTAAGCACCATCTCTGACCTCATATCCTGAAATGAGTCAACAGGTGGTACCGGGAAGTATCCTTCCTTGTATCTTGGTTTATATCCCAGGTTCGGATTCTCCTGTCTGCCGGTATTCCACTGACCTTCTGATGAATCTACAAAATAATAGCCGCAGTGTTCATTCTGCTCATACCTGATGTCATCAAAAACAAAAAACTCTGCCTCAGGCCCCATATAGATGGTATCAGCTATCTTGGTAGATTTAAGGTATGCCTCAGCCTTCTGTGCAATATAGCGGGGGTCCCTGCTGTAGTGTTCTCTTGTAATAGGGTCAACAATATTACAGATCAGTGTTAAAGTAGGATGCTCGGTAAAAGGGTCCATAAATGCTGTATTCGGATCCGGGATTACCAGCATGTCGCTGTTATTGATAGCCTGCCATCCCCTGATACTTGAGCCGTCAAACCCAAGCCCATCCTCAAACAAGGAAACCTCCAGTACCTTTATTGGAACTGAAAAGTGCTGCCACAAACCCGGAAAATCCATAAACCTCATATCCACCATTACTGCCTTGTTCTTTTTTGCAAACTCCAATACCTCACGCGGTGTCATCTTTTACTTACCTCCTTTTTAAAATAAAATGGTTAATATCTCCAGTAAGCAGTTAGCTGCTTGCTGTTTACTCCTCGCTGTTCATCCGAAAATCACCTCCGGCGGGGTAAGATAACC contains:
- a CDS encoding RDD family protein; amino-acid sequence: MSDQAGFYRKCREQMATIFGFFIGVFFGPTYFTLFTGWEGQTPGKRLLGLKVVRMKGGPVSYPKALLRYVGYYISFLPAGLGFIMIAVDRNKRGLHDLIAGTCVVKIGNSDQHPLSNPQSSIMQGY
- a CDS encoding DUF4258 domain-containing protein, which encodes MKSIKYDRHAKRRMKERRVKEEEAEITLREPEYIEPSIKGRINAFKFINNRFLRVTFKEESEQILVITVTMRKKSFKEQ
- a CDS encoding DUF2283 domain-containing protein; the encoded protein is MKIEYSKDVDALYIKLRNAEIADSIDIEEGVTVDLDEGRHIVGIEILDASERLEPSELLNITIENIPIEKAVA
- a CDS encoding RDD family protein, whose protein sequence is MRCPRCGYTTDEFEACPQCSNSFETGGVINLHTLPKAGFWVRFVAFAIDNIIIFFSTAFLAFIAGLAAGLGGLTRDLPSENVEQMATIFGFFIGIFLGPSYFTLFTGWEGQTPGKRIMGLKVVRMKGGPVTYPKALLRYIGYYISFLPAGLGFVMIAVDRNKRGLHDLIAGTCVIKIGNSE
- the glnA gene encoding type I glutamate--ammonia ligase; its protein translation is MTPREVLEFAKKNKAVMVDMRFMDFPGLWQHFSVPIKVLEVSLFEDGLGFDGSSIRGWQAINNSDMLVIPDPNTAFMDPFTEHPTLTLICNIVDPITREHYSRDPRYIAQKAEAYLKSTKIADTIYMGPEAEFFVFDDIRYEQNEHCGYYFVDSSEGQWNTGRQENPNLGYKPRYKEGYFPVPPVDSFQDMRSEMVLTMQNCGIDIEAQHHEVATAGQNEIDMRFDTLTTIADKMLIYKYIVKMVARRHNKTATFMPKPIFGDNGSGMHVHQSLWKGAKPLFSGNEYAGLSQMALYYIGGILKHAPALAALTSPTTNSYRRLVPGFEAPVNLAYSSRNRSASIRIPMYSANPKAKRVEVRFPDASSNPYLAFSAMLMAGLDGVENKIDPGAPLDKDIYDMKAEELTEVPSLPGSLDEALTNLENDKDFLLKGGVFTEDVLETWITYKRTKEVDAIRLRPHPHEFNLYFDI